TTTCGCCGTTCCAGCACCCGCCGAAGGTGCCCGGACAGGCGCTTACCGCGGTGCCGCTGGTGGCGTTGCTCGCGGTGTCCGCGGTGGTACTCGGGGCCGCGCTAGCCGGGTGGCGGCGGCGCGACGTCGGCTGACGTCAGCCGTCGGAGCCCGGGGAGGCGAAAACGCTCGTCGGGCTCAGCGAAGTCGGCGGAGGCGACGATGGGCTCGACGGAGTCGGCGTGACCGAGATCGTCGCCGTCGTGGTGCGCGGTGCCGGGGGCGGCGCGCGATGAGTGACGGTGACCGGCGGCAGAGGGAGGCCGGTCACCGTCACCGTCACTTGCTCCGCGGAAGGCGCGGGCGACGACGGCACGGAGGTCTGGCTGGTTGGCTGCGGAGTGCGACCGGCGACCAGGAGCGCGGCGACCAGCAGACCGCCAGCGACTCCGGCGAGCCCAGTCACGACGACGTAACCCCAGGTGGGAGCGGTGTCCGACATTCCGGCACCTCCTCGCCGCGCGTCAGTCGGCTACGAGGATCTCGTCGCGTTGATCATAGGCTCCGTTACACAGAGTGCAAGTTGAGTGGCACAGACTCAACTTAGGTAATACTGGTGATATGAAGGGGGTTCTCGGCGCGCCGGACTTCCGGCGGCTCTGGCTCGCCGACGCGCTCAGCCAGGTCGGCGACCGCATCGATTTCCTGGTGATTCCGCTGCTCGCGACCACCACGCTCGCCGCTTCCGTGATCGAGGTTTCGCTGCTGCGGACGCTGAGCACGCTGCCCTACCTGCTGATCGGGTTGCCGGCAGGCGCGTGGTGCGACCGGATGCGGAGCAGACCGGTGCTGGTCGCCGCCGACGTCGGCCGGGCGCTGCTGATCGGCTCGCTTCCGATCGCCGCCCTGTCCGGGTCGCTGACGCTGGGTCACCTGTACGCGGTCGTACTGCTGACCGGCGCGTTCAGCGTGTTTTTCAACGTCGCGCACCAGACCTGCCTGCCGCAGCTGGTCGAGCGCGACCAGCTGCCGGAAGCGAACGCGCGGCTGCAGACGAACCTGTCGGTCGCCGCGATCTCCGGCCCCGGACTCGGCGGCCTGATCGTGCAGTTCGCCGGGAGCGCCGGTGCGATCGCGGTCGACGCGCTGACCTACGTCTGGTCCGCGCTGTGGCTGCGTCGCATCCGCACCCCGGACGCGTTGCCCGAGCCGGCCGAACGCAACCTGCGCCGCGAGATCGGCGAAGGGCTGCGAATCCTGCTGCACAGCCCGATCCTGCGAGCGATCGCCGTCCACAGTGCGGTGTCGAGCCTGTTTCAGTCCATGTTCATGGCGGTGTCCATGGTGTTCGTCGTCCGCGACATGCACCTCGCGCCGTACGCGATCGGCCTGCTCGGCACCCTCTTCCTGACCGGCGCACTGCTGGCGAGCGCAGTCGCGCGCCCACTCGGCACCCGCTTCGGTGCCGCGCAGGCGCTTTATCTCGGTGCGGCCGTGTACAGCGTTTCGTTTCTGCTGGCTGCGTTTGCGACGCCGGGATGGGGCCTCGTCTGGTGGGTTCTCGGCAATGCCGGGTCCAGCTTCGGAATCATCGTGCTGAACGTGTACACGACGAGTTTCCGGCAGGCGATCACGCCGCGGCACCTGCTGGGACGCGTCTCTTCGGTCTCACAAACGCTTGTCTTCGGCGTCGCGCCGATCGGCAGCCTGGTCGGCGGGTTGATCGCCGAACTCACCACAACTCGGGTCACGCTGTACGTGTGCGGCATCGGAATCCTCGCCGCATCAGCGATTCTGCTCGCTTCGCCGCTTCGCGGGATGCGTGATCTGCCGAGCTAGACCTTGCGCAAACCGTCCAACAGCACGCGCACGAGGTGCCGACTGTCCGGCGTAAACCTCTCCACGGCGAGCGCGCCGACGATGAGCGCCCGCAGGTCCTCACCGTCGATGTCCTCACGTACCGCACCTGCAGCTTGCGCGCGCTCCAAAAGCGCCGTGAGGTTCACGCGGAACCTCTCAGCAGCCTCCGCCTTGTACGCCGAACCGCTGGCCTCGCCGAGCGCTTCGCAGATCGCGCGGTTGCGAGACGCCTGCTCGATGACGCGGGTGAAGAAGCCGAAGAACGCTTCCCCCGGGGCACCCGAGTCGATCAGTTCCTGCGCCTCGACGCCGAACTGTTCCAGCCGTTCCACGACGACCGCCTGGAACAACGCTTCCTTGCTGGGGAAATGGCGATAGACCGTGCCCGCACCGACGCCGGCCAGCCGCGCGATGTCGTCCAACGGCACGGCGAGCCCGTCCGCCGCGAACGCCGTCTCGGCAGCAGCCAGCACACGAGCGCGATTCCGGCGCGCGTCCGCGCGGAGCACCGGCTTGTCCACCGGCCGCCTCCTCTGATCCCAGTTCGGATGTGTCGACCGATTCTTCCCTGGAACGATCTGCGCCGCTTCGGACCGTGTCCCAGATCTCCAGTCCGTCATTGACAACCGGAGTAAGCACTCCGTATTGTCAAAACGGGTGCACCGTTCCGATTATCCGCCAGTCTTCCCGAAAGGGTTCCGATGACCCGCACTGTGTCCGAAGTGGCCAAGATCTTCGCCGAGGCGTTGAGTGCGCTCGACGCCTCGGCACTGGCCGGCGTCCTCGCCGAAGACGCCGTCTACTCCGTGCCGTTCACCGGCCACCGTTCAGTCGGCCGAGACGCCGTCCTGGCCACCCTCGACGCCGGCGGCAAGACGGCCGCCTCGATCGGTCTGACCAAGGTGGACGTGACGACCACCGAAACCGCCGACGGATTCACCCTCGAACTCGTCGCGGAAGGGCGGAATCCGCACACCGGCCACAGCTATCGCCTCCCTTCGTCCGCTGGGCTGCTGACCGTCCGGGACGGCGAGGTGACCGAATACCGCGACTACCCGAACACCGGTGCGGCGAGCGCGCTGATGGGAACCGCGGAGGTGTTCCAGCGGTTTCTCGACGCGTCGGTCGGCAACCGCTGGGACGACCTCGCGGACTGCTACGCCGAGGACGTGGTGATCGAGATCCCGTTCGCGCCGGCCGGGGTGCCGAAGGTGTCGGAAGGGCGGGAGCTCCTGCGCAAACGCTTTCACCAGGCCGGGGAGCGGCGGACGATCACCAAGGCGGACCGGGTCTCGGTGCACCGGACGAGCGATCCGGAAGTGCTGGTCGCAGAGTTCGACCTGCACGGCGTGCTCGACGGCAAGCAGTACGTGTCGTCCTACTGCCTGGTGATGACGGTGCGCGACGGCCAGATCGTGCGCTCCCGCGACTACTCCGGATCGCCGGTCTTCGACCCCAGCCCCGCCTGAAGTCCGTGAAGGGCCCCTTGCCGGAATCTGAGTCCCGCAAGGGGCCCTTCCCGGACCGGACCTGGGCAAAGGCAAAGCCGCGCGAGCCTCAGCGCGTCGCGGTTTGCGAAACCCCCGGCGTGAACAGGTGCTCCGCGGTCGCCATCGTCCAGTCCCACACGCCGGGCACCAGCAGCACGCCGACGAGGAAGAACAACGGGAACACCACCCGCGTCTCCACCTTCTTGCCGGTGTGCAGCCGCAACGGCTTGGGCGGGCGGATCTCGTACCAGGTCTCCCCCATGATCGGCAGCGGGAAGAGGTACGGACAGCCGGATTCGGTCAGCGAATCGCCGAGGCAATGCGTGAAACACCCGGCGGCGACGGCGACGCCGAGCCAGCCCGAGATGTCCGCCAGCTGCGCCGCCGGATCGGCCGGCGCGGTGAGCAGCCACCAGACCACGGCACCGCCGTAAACCAGCAGCAGCCAGTCGCCCAATGCGGAAATCGCGAGCAGCAAGCCGAACAGCAGGACGCCGAGCACGGCCCACTGGCCGCCGGCCGAGCAGCCGGCCGACGTGGCCGCGCCGAGGCCGACCGCGAACAGCAGCGTGTGCGAAAGGTGGCGGTGGGTGCCCTTCGACTTCTCGTCGCGCGGGCCCTTCGTCAGCGCGTACACCGCCGCGGACAGCCGCCGCAACAGCCAGGACAGTCCGCCGGTCAGCCAGCCGAACAGGCGGGTGGCGCTCGCGTGCGGATGGTCCAGGTCCGGCAGCAGTGCGAACCCGGCCGTGGTGGCGGCGAAAACCACCGCCTGGTGCACCGTGCCGACGCCGACCACTGGTGCCAAGGCGAGCCCCGCGCACCAGCCGGTCAGGGCGTGCGTGCGCCCCATCATGATGGTTGTCCCCCAGGTCGCGGGCCCATTTTCGCGGTCCGCGCGACCGTATCGGGAGATCAGGCCGGCGGTTCCTCCGACACGCTCAGGTGCTCGGCCACACCGGTGAGCTCGATCACCCGGCTGACCGCCGGACTGGGCACCACCTCGAGTTCGACCTTCCGCTCGCCCGCCTGCCGCTGGGCATGCAGGACGACGTTCAAGGCGGAGGAATCGAAGAAGGTCACGCCGGTCAGGTCGGCGACCACGCGCCGGGAGTTCTTGTCCGCGATCAGGTCGGCAAGAGCTTCCTGCAGCTGCGGGCTGGTGAGCAGATCGAGCTCACCCGTGACCACCACCCTCGGCTGGGCGGCCGCGGTGTCCAGCGTGATGCCGAATCCCGGCGGAGTGGCGTTCTGGTCGGCTGCGGGCATGCAGTTTCTCCTCGTCAGGCGCTGCACCTGCGCCGGTACGCGCCTGTGGTCTCAAGCGGCAACCGTGTCCCGGTCCCAAGCATCTGGAGACCCAACCCTAACCCAGCGGCTCGCGCTCGCCGCGTCGGCACTTGGCTACTCCTTGGCGCGGGCCTGGCACGCGGACGCCCGCTGCCCGCGCACCGCAGGTCGGCGCGCGGGCAGCGGGCGGGTCGGTTCAGGCGGACACGGTCTTGCGCTTCGCGCGCCGTTCGCGCATGAACAGCTCGCGGCGCTCGATCTCGCCGAGCCCTCCCCAGATCCCGTAGGGCTCTTGGACGGTCATCGCGTGCTCACGGCATTGCTTCAGCACCGGACAGGCGTGGCAGATCGCCTTCGCGCGCGACTCCCGGCGTTCGCGCGCGGAGCCACGCTCGTTGTCGGTATGGAAGAACAGGCTGCTGTCCGCGCCGCGGCACGAGCCGCGAAGCTGCCACTCCCACTCCTCTGCCACCACGTTGGGCAGCCGGCTCACATCAGCCATGTCGTCCCACCTCTCCCGGGATCAGCACTCGATCGCTACATGCCCGCCCCGCGCGACGGTCAAACCCGGGTTTGGTTTGCCCACCCCCCGGGCAGGTACCAGGACGGGCACGAAAGACTGGCGGCGCACGCCGGAGAGAGGAACAGCACGTGGAGGAGAACGCCCCGCTCGAGCGCGAGGACGCACAGCTCATCGAGGTGCGGACAGCGGCGATCCCGCACGTGGTGCCCACCCTGCGGACCATCGTGGCGGACATCGCGATGCGCCAGGACTTCGACCTGGACGCGGTCGAGGACCTGCGGATGGCGGTCGACGAAGCCTGCTCGATGCTGCTGCCCTCGGCCGCCGACGGCAAGCTGACCTGCGTGTTCTCCTGGATCGAGGGCCGGATCGAGGTGACCGTGTCGGTGGTCTCCGACCGCCCCGACCACGGCGACGAGACCGGGCTGTCCTGGCAGCTGCTCACCGCGCTCGCGACGTCGGCGCGGCGCACCGTGACCCCGGCCGACGGCCGGTACCTCTCCCGGGTGCAACTGGTCCGGGAGAGCGAGACGGCCAGCTCGTGACGAACCCCGCCGGCGGCGAAGAACCCACCGACGTGGCAGCTTTGTTCCAGGAGCTGACCGGGCTGCCCGAGCGTTCGGCGCGTCGCGAGGAGATCCGCGACCGGCTGGTCCGCGAGCACCTCGAACTGGCCCGCAACCTGGCCCGGAAGTTCCGCAACCGGGACGAGGCGATGGACGACCTGGTGCAGATCGCCACGGTCGGCCTGATCCACGCGGTGGACCGCTACGACCCGGCCCAGGGCACCGACTTCCTCGCCTTCGCGGTGCCGACGATCTCCGGCGAGCTGCGCCACCACTTTCGCGACAACAGCTGGTCGGTGCGGGTGCCGAGGCGGCTGAAGGAGCTCAACGCGACGATTTCGGCGGCGCGCGAGGAGCTGACCGTGCGGCTGTCGCGGGCCCCGAAGCCGAGTGAGATCGCCCGGCATCTCGACGTGCCGATCGAGGACGTTTACGAGGGCTTGCGCGCCGGCCAGGGCCGATACGGGGCGTCGCTGGACAATCTGCTGGAGAACTCCGCGCACACCCGGTTCGGCGCGCCGGACGCGAACCTCGGCCAGGCCGAGCTGCGCGAGGCGCTGCGGCCGATGCTGGACAGCCTGCCCGAGCGGGAACGCAAGATCGTCGCACTGCGGTTCGGGTCCGGGATGAGCCAGTCGGACATCGCGCGCCGCGTCGGGGTTTCGCAGATGCAGGTGTCCCGGCTGCTCGCCGCGACGCTGAAGAAACTCCGCACCGGACTGGCCGAGACGGACATCACCGAAGGCACCTGATTTGTCTTGGGCCCAGTTGGGTAAACACCACGTGCGAGCGAAGAGGCCGGGAGGTGCGGACGCCATGACGACGTCGAGGATGCCGACCAGGAGCACCGCGGCGGCTGCCGCGACTGTGCGCCTGGCGCTCCCGGCTGACGTCACCGCACCCGCCATCGCGCGAGCGCAGGTCCGCGCCGCGCTCGCCGAACTCGACGTCCCCGACCAGCTGCGCGACGACGTGCTGCTGGCGACGTCCGAACTGGTCACCAACGCGTTCGAGCACGGCGGCCGGCCAGGCAGGCTGGAGCTGCGGACGGACGGCTGCGAGCTGGTGATCCGGGTGTTCGACACGTCCTCGTCGATCCCGGAGCTGAAGGAGCCGATCGCGGCGGCGGCGCGCAGCCGCGGGCTGCAGCTGGTCCGCGCGCTGGCGCGACGCTGGGGCTACGACCCGGCCGAGGGCGGGAAGTGCGTCTGGGCGGCGTTCGCCCTGTCCTGACGGCGGAGCACGACCAGGCCGAGGTAGTCCGAAGGCCGGGATTGGTCCTGAAGGCGGGCATGATCGAGCTATGACCGCTGGTGAATTGACTCCCGAACAGCTGCTGACCACCACCCGCACCGTGCGCAAGCGACTGGACTTCGAGCGGCCGGTGCCGCTGGATCTGGTCGAGAAGGCGCTGACGATCGCATTGCAGGCGCCGAGCGCGTCGAACCGGCAGAACTGGCATTGGCTCGTCGTCACCGACGCTCAGCAGCGGGCCGGGCTGGCCGAGCTGTACCAGCGGGCCGCGCGGCAGTACTTCGGCGGGTCGAGGTCCGCCGGGGCGTTGTTCGCCGAAGATCCGGAGCGGGCCGCGGTGCAGCAGCGGGTCGCGTCCAGTGCCGAGTACCTCGCCGACCGGATGGCCGACGTGCCGGTGCTGGTCGTCCCGTGCATCGAGACCGCGAGCGCCGAACTGCCCGCCGGAAACCAGGCCGCTCTCTGGGCGTCCCTGCTGCCCGCGGTCTGGAGCTACCAGCTGGCGGCGCGTTCGCTCGGTCTCGGCACGGCCTGGACCACCCTGCATCTGGCGTACGAAAAAGAAGCCGCCGAGCTGCTCGGGCTTCCCGAGACGGTCCATCAGGGCGCGCTCGTCCCGACCGCGTTCTACACCGGCGACACCTTCAAACCGGCCGCGCGGCAACCGTTGTCCGAGGTGCTGCACTTCGACCGCTGGTGAGCCTTGTCCGGTTCTGTCGTATTCGCCCCGCCACGCAGTGGCTACGCTCGCCGGATGCTGGACGTGATCGGCGTGACCGGAGACGAGGAGCGGGTCTACCGGCTCCTCGTCGGGATGTTCGACGCCGGGCCGGCGCAGCTGGCCCAGCAGCTGGGGCTCGCTCCGGCGCAGGTGTCGGCCGCGCTGCGTTCGCTGCACGCCAAAGGCCTGGTCAGCCTGGTCGCCGGGGAGGAGCCGCGGTACGCGCCGTCGCCGCCGGACGTCGCCTTCGGTCCGTTGCTGATGCGCGGGCAGGAGTCGCTCGAATGGGCGCGAGCCGCCGTGAACCGGCTGGCCGAGGACTACCGCGGCGGCGCCCGGCGGCGCGACGCGACGCAGCTGGTCGAGGTCATCACCGGCAGCGCGGCGATCCGGCAGCAGATGGCGAACCTGCAGATCGGGGCGCGCCGCGAGCTGCTGGCGTTCTGCAAGGCCGGGCATATCGCACTGCCCGCCTCGGAAAACCACGACGAGTTCGACGCGCTCGCCCGCGGCGTGCGGTTCCGGGTGGTCTACGAGCGCGCGCTGCTGGAAGAGCCCGGGATGATCGAGAACGTCGCGCTCGGCATCCGGCACGGCGAGGCGGCGCGGTCGTCCGCCGTGGTGCCGGTGCGGATGGCGATCGCGGACGGGTCGATCGCGTTGTGCCCGCTGGTGCAGAACCTGGACGGCTCTGGCGAGCCGACCGCGGCGCTGATCCGGGAAAGCAGCCTGCTCTCCGCGTTGATCGCGTTGTTCGAAAGCTATTGGGAACGCGCCTGGCCGTTGCGCGCGGACGGCACTCCGCAGGACGCCGCCGAGCCGACCGCGGGCGGCACCCATCCGGACCGGGACGAGCGCCACCTGCTGTCGTTGCTGGTCGCCGGGGTCACCGACAAAGCGATCGCGACCCGGCTCGCGGTGAGCCAGCGGACCGTCCAGCGACGGATCAGCGACCTGATGTCCCGGATGAACGTGCACACCCGGATGCAGCTCGCCTGGGAGGTCAGCAGGCGCGGCTGGCTCGACGAGCCGGCGGCGGCCGGGTAGTCCGCCCGGCCGCCGCGGCTTTCAGGACAGCCCGTAGGCCCGGATGACGGTCTGCTGCACCGAGTTCCCGCCTTCGGAGGCGTGCACCCGCAGCGCGACGAACCCGTTGGTCTTCTCGAGCTTCGGCACGTCGACCTTGGCCCGGAACTTCCCGTTGCCGAGGCGGTCGGTCCGGCTGACCTTCGTCCAGGTGCGACCGTCGTCGAAGGACACCTCGACGGTCAGCGCCGGGTCCGGCGGCGCGGCCATCCCGTCCTGGTTGCGGACGGCGAACTCGATGTGGCCGGCCCGGCCTGCCCTGGCCCGCTGCGTCAGATCGGTTTGCACGCCGTAATCCACCTGCAGCAACGGAAGCAGCTCGGTCTTGGTGCCGGCCGGCCGTTGCGACGCGAAGGTCCAGGACGTCTCGGTGCGCGTGCTGAACTGCCACTCCGGAGCGGTCTTGGCGACGGACACGTCGAGCCGGTAGGTCGCCGGGTCGCCGCCCGCCGGGAAGGTGCCCCACGCCGCGCGGCTGTCCTGAACGAGCTGCCCGTCGCGGTACAGCTTCGCGCTCATCTGGTCCGCCGGCTCCTCCATTTCGGGGCCGGCGAACGCGTAGTGCCCCGTTTCCGCGTCGACGAACTCCGGAATGCGCAAGGCGAAAGTGTCCCCGGTGCGCGAGGACACCAGGCCCGCGCCGCGCGGGATCGCCGGCCGCACCACCGGGGAGTACCAGTTCTCCGTCGCGCGCTCGCCGGGACGGAACGTGCGCGGCACGTCGATCTGCCCGTCGTTCAACGGATTGAAGGTGTCCCAGACCAGCTTGTGGTAGACCCGGTGCTGCCAGATCGTGTCGTCCGCGGACACGATCTCCTCCCGGGCCGAGCCGGTCTTCGCGAACCGCTGGTACTGGTTCGTCGCGAACTTCTCCCACGGCCGCCAAGCGAACCGCTGCTCGGACAACCAGTCCTGGTCGCCGGTCTTGCGGTAGTTCGCGGTCACCGTCGCGCTGTTGCGGTCGGAGACCTGGTAGACGATCCGCTGCGGGATCTGGTCGTGCGTCACCTGCATGACGTCGTACAGATACGGGCTGACCGGGGTACCGCGCAGCACCATGCTGGTGAACCCGGACCGGGCCCGTTGCGCCAGCTGCATTCCCTGCTCGTTGGTGACCAGCATGGCCGGGATCGGCAGCCGGTCGCCGCGCGGCGACCAGTGCGCGTAGGTGTGGTCGCCGGCCCGGGTGATCATGATGACCATCGCCGCGCCCGCCTTGTTCGCGGCCGCGGCGACCTGCTCCGGCACGCCGCCGTCGTCGGACGGTGTCACCAGCGCGATCTGGCCGCGCGCCTTGCCCCACTGGTCCGGTTTGTTGCCGTCCACCGGGACGACGTCCAGCCACCGGGTCCCGGAAACCGCCGGGGACGTGCCGAAGGTGAACAGCTCCGGCTTGAGATCGATCCACGGCAGCACGGTCGCGGTCACCATCGGCGCGGTGAGCTGCCAGCGCGTGCCGAACTCGAACTTGCCGCTGTGCACCTTCTCCGTCGGCGTCACGTAGATGTGCCGGGTTCCGGGGAACTCCATGAGGTAGTTGGTGACACTGCGCTCGCCGAACTCGCGGTGGGTGTAGCTGCTGAGGATGTTCTCCAGCGTCGACGGCCGCGGCGTCGTGATTTCGACCGGGACCGAGCCGCGCGCGTCCATCACCAGGGAGAGATCCTTGGTCAGCGAGACCTCGGGCTTGATGATGATCTCGAGCTGTTCGTCCGGGGCCAGGCCGGTGTGGTAGACGGCGCGGGCGTAGTAGTCGCCTTCGGGGAGTTCGAAAGTCGTCTCCCGGTCGATGTCGCCGAAGATGTCGTAGCGGGAATCGGGACCGAAAAGATCGATCTCCATCCAGCCGGCCGCTTGGCCGGCCTTGCCCGCCCGGTTGACACCGGTGACCGTCATCTTGTGCTTCGGCGGTTCCTTCACCAGACCGACCGTCGTGTGCACGGCCCCGGCCAGCAGACTGCCGGTGTAGGTGCCCGCGGCGAGCGCGGCCGAGTCGACGGTGATCCCCACCGTGGCGGTGCCGCCCGCCGGGACGTCCACAGTGGACTTGTCGAGCCGCACCGCGGCACCCGCAGCGGTACCGGTCGCAGTGCGCAGGCCGAGCTGCGGAGTGAGGGTGACCGGGGCGGAAGTCGTGTTGGTGTAGGTGACTTCCTTGCGCACCGTACCGCTTTCGCCGGTAACCGGGCCGATGTTCAGCGTCCCGGTCGCGAAGACCCCCGGCTTCACCGCGGCGGCGGTGAGGTCGACGCGTCCGCCGCCCTGCTGGAAGGCGGTCAGCCCGTTGGTCGGCTTCGAGGTGCTGGCCAGGCCGTCCTTGAGCTGCTGTCCAGTCCACTGTGGATAGCGCTGCGCCAGGATCGCCGCTGCGCCCGCGACGTGCGGCGTCGCCATCGACGTGCCGGATGCCGCGGTGTAGTACTGGTCCATCACGGTGCCCATCGCCGTGCCGGCCGCGCGGGCGGCGACGATGCCCACTCCGGGCGCGGTGATGTCCGGCTTCACGGCGTCGTCGCCCAGCCGGGGGCCGGTGCTGGAGAACGGCGCGAGCTGGTCCTGGCGGTCCACCGCGCCGACGGTCAGCGCCGCGTCCGCGGTGCCCGGTGAGCCCACCGTGCCGGCCCCGTTCTCGCCGTCATTGCCCGCTGCGACGACGAACAACGCGCCGGTCCGCGCGGAAAGCTCGTTGAGCCCGACGCTGAGGTCGTCCGTGCCGTCGGTGGCACCGCCGCCGAGACTCATGCTGACCACCTTGGCACCAGAGGTCGCGGCCCACTCCATGCCTTGCAGGACCTGCGAAGCAGTGGCGGAACCGTCGTCGCCGAGCACCTTGCCGATGTACAGCTTCGCGCCCGGTGCCGCGCCCTTGCGCTTGCCTCCGTCGGCCGCACCGCTGCCGGTGATCGTCGAAGCGACGTGCGTGCCGTGGCCGACCCGGTCGACCAGGTCCGCGCTGGACGAGAAGTTGGCGGTCTTCTCGACCTTGCCCGCGAGATCGGGGTGCGTGGCGTCGAAACCGGTGTCCAGGACGGCGACCTTGACGCCGGTGCCGTCGTATCCGGCCGCCCACGCCTGCGGGGCGCCGATCTGCGGGACACTGCGATCGAGCGAGGCGTGCACCTTGCGGTCCAGCGAAATCCTTTCCACCGCGCCGGAAGCGGCGTGCGGACCGGTGAACGACTCCCAGAACTCTCCGGCACGCTTCTTGTCCTCGCGGACCGCGCGGCCGTGCACGCTCGGCAACTCGGCACCCTGCTCGGCCCCGGCCAGCCTCGGCGCGGCCGCGATCGACCTGCCCTTGGCGTAGTGCGTGATCAACGGGAGCTTCGCGCTCGTTTCGTCGGCGTAGCCCTGTGCGATCAGGTCGGTGACGTCGAACAGCGCCTTGTCGAGGCGCTTGCTGGCGACGAACCGCATCGCGTCGGAAGGAACGACGGTCAGTTTTCCGTCCACATCGGACTGACTGAACCGGATCCGCTCGCGGCCCTTGCCCGGCTGGACGGTCGCGATCTGCCGACCGCCCGGCACCGCCTCGACCTGGACGACGTCGCCGGTCATCAAGGTGACCTTGTGCCGCTCACCGGGATTCTGCGCTGGCACGCCGGCGGCGGGGTCAGCCGCCGCGGGGACCGCCTGGCCGAGCATCGCGACCAGTGCCCCCGTGCAGCCGAGTGCGAAAACTCGTGATCTCCACGTCATCGCATCAGGTTCGGGGCGAGCCGGGGGCCGCGTCACTACCTGGCGGCTGTCGCGGTTGCGACATGTCGCAACTGGGACAGCGGTTACTCTCCGGTTGCCGCAGCGGTATAGACCAGTAGCCGGTCGGCGAGTTCGTCAGGGCGGCTCAGCAACGCCAGGTGGGAGCCGGGCATCTCGTCGGCGACCAGGCCGAGCCGGTCCCGCGCGACCCGCCGTTGCAAGTCGGCGCCGAAGAACCGGTCGTCCTGGAAAAGCAGCACCTTCGTAGGCAGGTCCGGCAACCGCTCGCCCGGCCACGGCAGGCCGTAGTCCCGGCTCTTCGGCTCGCGCCCGCGGCGCATGTTCTCCTTCGCCAGCTCCGACGGGAGATCGTGCAGGAAGTGCTCTTCGGCCTTCATCTCGCCGGGAAATTCGAAGCCGACGTTCTCCCACCATTCGCCGGGTGCCTCGCCGGGTGCGGGGATCATCCCGGCGACGAAGACGAGCAGCCGCGCGCCGACTCGGTCGGCCACCAGCGGAGCGGTGAAGCCGCCATAGGAGTGCCCGACCACGACGACGTCGCGGGCGTCGCCGAGCGCGGTGACGACGGCGTCCGCGAAGTCGTCCTGGGTCGCTTGCGGGTCCTCGATCGGAAGGTCGGGAGCGACGACCCCATGCCCGCGCGCGCTCAGCCGGGCAGCGACCAGGTGCCAGTCCCAGCCGCTGCCCCCGCCTCCGTGGATCAGTGCGAACGTCGCCATGGGATCAGTTCTACCCGCAGCGCTTCACCATGTCCTGCAGCGCGGTCTTTTCCATGTCCGTCACGGACAAGCCGTAGAAGTGCTTCACGGTGATCCAATCCGTCGCATAGGTGCACCAGAACCCCACGGACGGCGGCTTCCACTCGTCGGGCGCCTTGTCGCTCTTCTGCCGGTTCACACTGGCGGTGACCGCGAACAGCTGCGGCCGGGTCAGGTCGTTGGCGAACTGCTCGCGCTTCTCCTGCGTCCAGTCGCGCGCGCCGCTCACCCACGCCTGGCCGAGCGGGACCATGTGGTCGATGTCGAGCTGCCCCGGCTTGGTCCAGGTCGCGCCGTCGTACACGCTGACCCAGGTGCCCGATGTCGGCTTGCAGTCGCTGCCGGCCTGGACGTTCTTGCCCGCGCGCTTGAGGACGACCTCGCGCGTGTCGCAGCTGTCGCCCTGGCTGTCCCAGTGCTTGAACTTGTCCCGCGAATAGCCAGTCATAGTGCCGCGCGCCGCGATCTTCAGCTCGGACAGCTGCTTGGTCGCGTCCGCCGCGGACG
This sequence is a window from Amycolatopsis benzoatilytica AK 16/65. Protein-coding genes within it:
- a CDS encoding HNH endonuclease family protein, whose product is MARKFPTKRTVLLAVVLLVAVFGFWYAQREVGDNTSEAAPASAADATKQLSELKIAARGTMTGYSRDKFKHWDSQGDSCDTREVVLKRAGKNVQAGSDCKPTSGTWVSVYDGATWTKPGQLDIDHMVPLGQAWVSGARDWTQEKREQFANDLTRPQLFAVTASVNRQKSDKAPDEWKPPSVGFWCTYATDWITVKHFYGLSVTDMEKTALQDMVKRCG